GATAAGGAAGCACCTATAGAAGAGCGtcgaaaagtgaaaaaatgactAAAACAGATAAATTGGAAGTTTGGCCCAAAATATGTTTCCGACagaaaaggcaataaaaataTAACCCGTGTTTTTTGGTTTCAACCTGATTTTCGAAGTCTATTTAGTATGGATCTTTTAGGAAAATGATCTAAAAAAAGCTTGCgctttcatttattttgaccCAATTAATGGCCTGCCAGGAGGATATGTACCTGAACTAGATATGAAACCCATTTTAAAGGAGAAATCCAAAGTGATTTGATTGAGTAAACAACTCCTTGCGTTATTTTTATAGACGCCCCTACCCTGAGGAGGGCCTTTTTTGAGAATAGTCCATGCTTGTTCTGAATTGACACTCGGTATTGGTAGAACGACTTTTCTAGGTTGTGCCGTTCAAACAACATTGTTAATGTGATTTATGAGGAGGATCCATTGATAATAGAAAACCAGCACTCCCTTCTAACCAAAGTGCTTGATCTGTGCCCCGTGTTCGATTGGCATTGGCTCGaagggaagaaaattgaattactCGATTGGAATCGAACGGGGCAACCCCCGCATTGATTGTCCAAGGAGGGATCATCCTCCGTTCACTTCGTCCATGTTCAGTCGTTACTTACTTGATTTTACTGGACTGAGTCTGACCGAAGCGAAGGATGAAAACAGCGATAATGTGTATCTAGAGGGCTGCGAAATGCATGTCAACTCCGTctcctttctctctttgtttTTTATCTTCAGGAAGAATTGGCTTCGAACTCAGGGCTCTCCCCAATCCTCGATTACGAAGGCGGAATTTACGAACGAAACCAGGGTGGAGTCTTATTCATTTGAATCTTTTGCTGTGCGGCGCTAATTCGAATAAAACGGATCATGTCTTAAATCAATCGAAAGATGGTATTTATGTATTTCTAGGAGGAAATGGATTTTTCTGGGCCAGGAATAACAGCAATCACTAATATGACGACAACAGAAAACAGTGCCAGCTAGAGGAGCTCGGATGTAGTACGtgtttcgtttgtttgcttgcttttgaCTCGGTGAATGAGCGATGATTCATCATAATCATATTAAGTTAATCGAAGTAAGAGTAAGAGTACAAGTAGTATTGAGGACCGACCGAGCGAGAAAAGGTTTCGACTTCAAGAGAGCTACTTTAATATCGAAGAAGCCGGGatgcaacaacaacgacgacgatgatgacgacgcCGACCCCGGTCTTTCTTGATGAATGAATATGCTTGATTTGGGTGATCAACTGGGATTTGATGGCGTTGatgaatgaagaagagagagagagagagacaggcTCTAGCTACGTCGCTCTGAAAAAGTGCATGTAACACGAGAAGGGACGAACAAGATCTACGGAACGAAACGGTAAAAGAGAATCAATACTTGTGAGATCATCACGCTAGTGAGGAAAACGAACGGGCTTCTAAAAGGTTTGACCGTGATGTGCTCGAGGGATGGCGAGGATGTGGGTGGGTGATTGGCCTCGAGTGGCTCTTGGCTGGCCACATCTCTATTGATGACTGTACATCTCCTTGAGTTCCTTCTGGTAGTAGTCCTTGATGGGCTTGCGACGCAACTTGAAGGCCGCCGTGACCAGACCGCTCTCGGGTGTCCAAAGCTCCGAGGTCAATGTGAGCGCTCCGGGCAGCTCAAATCGCTCCAGACCCGCCTTCTTACCGTGGGTGCAGATCTGCTTGAGGATCTCATTCACTAGCTTCTTGTCCTGACAAAGATTCTCAAATTCGCCGGACACGTCCAAATCGAGCGATTCGGCCAATGTGGTGACCTTGTTTCGGTCGGGGACAAGGATGGCCACGCAGAAGGTCTCCGAGGATTCGCCATAGATGCAGATATTTTCGACTAGGGGACAGGTCTTGAGAATGGACTCAACCTTGCCCAGGGACACGTACTCGCCGTATTGCAACTTGACCAAGTCTTTCTTGCGGTCCACAATTTTGAGGGTGCCATCATCCCAATACTCGCCAATGTCACCGGTCTTGAACCAACGCCGTCCATTCTCATCCTTGTAGAACTCCTCTTTCGTCTTCTCCTCCATTTTGTAGTAACCTGTGGCCACGTTGCCTCCGCCAATCACGATTTCGCCTAAAACACGCATCAAGAGAAACAAGTTTTTAATAACACTCATTACGGCTCTCAGGGTTGGATAGGATGAGGCTTTCAAGGCTCATTCCTTCCAATACAGAGTCTTACCTCGAGGGCGGGGTGTGTCTTTAACCGTGTAGTTTCCCTCTTCCCAATTGATGAGTTTGAGTTCCACGCCTTGAAGAGGCGGTCCGACTCGGCCGGTGGATAATTCGTCACTGTCCATGATTGTAGCGCACGCGCAGGTTTCGGTCAGCCCGTACCCGCCCACTAGCGGCAAAGAGAAGGCGTTGCGGACCATGTCGTGTGTATCGGGGGCTAGGGGGGCGCCACCCGACAACATCAAACGGATCCGCCCGCCGACTAGCGCACGGAACTTCTTAAACACCACGGCATCCAAAATGGGCGTGCGGAGACCCTTCTGATGATAGTAGGACTTGTATCGGAAGAAGAAATCCATGAGCTTCTTGAAGAACACGCCCTTGGCATTGATCTTGGCGTGAATGCCCTTGTAAATGCGGTCAATCACGAGCGGCACGGCGCACATGAGGGAGGGCGACAGGACCGAGCAATCGCCTCGGTCGCCCTTCTTGATCTTGGTGGAGGCGTCGATCATGGTGTTGGGCGAGGAATACCCCACGGGGATACCCTGCACGAACATGGTCATCTCCGACGTGATCTCCAGGATGTGGGCCAACGGCAAGTAGCCCAGATAGATGTCGTTGTCCCGCGGCGGCTCGACCACAAAGTGGAACGCcttgatggtggtgatgagaGCCTCGTGCGGCAGAATGACGCCCTTGGGCACGCCGGTCGAGCCGCTGGTGTACATAATAATGGCCGGATCGTCCTGGGTGGGTCGCGAACCCTGGGCCGTGGAATGGCGGCCCTTCTGACAGACCTCGGTGAAGCTGACAATCTCGACGCCGGACTTGTAGCCGGAGCGGTCCGTGGGGTGGAGTTGGTCCTCCATGAAGATGACACATTGGACGGTGGGCGTTTGGGCCAACACGTGCTTGAACTTGGGCAGGAGGTCGTGGGTGGTGATGACGTGGGTCACCTCGGTCTGGTTGAGACCGTGCGAGATGGCTTCCTCGCCCAAATTGGCGTACAACGTGACCAGGGGGAAGTTGTGCTTAAAGCAGCCCATGGCGCACATGAGCCACTCGGCTTTGGTTTCGGCGAAGATGGCGATGTTGTCGCGGGGCCGCAAGCCCATCTCGCGCAAGCCTTTGCCGAACTGGGACGAGATCTGATCCACCTCCACGTAGGACTTCCACTCGTAGTCGCCCATTTCCCACTTTTTGAACATCTTGCCGTTGGGCTGCTCCTCGTCGGTTTCCCGGATGAGTTTGCGCGTGCCCACCATGCGCTTGTGCGAATGGCTGGCCACGGCGAACTCGAAGCACTCCAACATGGTGCGGATCCCGGCCCGTTGAAACACCTCCAACGAGGGGCAGGTCTTTTCCACGGGTCGCACGTGGATCTCGGCCTCGGAGCGGTGGGCGATGTGGGCCCGCACGCGTTGCCCGGCCCGCACCCGTTGCCACGGGGCTTGCACGGCGTAGTAGAGCGGGTAGGTGAGAAAGTCGTACATGAACACCACGGTCTGAATGAGGCCCACGCCGATGGTGGCGGCCAACGAGGACGGGTCCTCCATCAAGTTCTCCATGGTGTCGCTGAGTTGGTCCAAGACCGGATGGGGCGGCGGGCGCAAGGCCCAATACCCGCCCCGGGCCACACTGGCCTCATCGCCCACGCCTTGTCCCCGCCCACGCCCACCACTACTCATCTTGACTCACGGACACGAAATCGGACGCGAAATCGATCGGGCGGTCCAACGAGTGATCCAAGGGGCGGTCCAAGGGGCGGAGTTCGAATTGGCTGCCAGTCAGTCAGATCCAGTGAGTGAGCGAATGAATAAGGATGACGACGATAAAGCCGGTGAGTGCGGCGATGGCCCTGAATTGGCAATCCCACCCAGGAACAGagatgatgctgatgctgatgatgatgaggatgaggatgaggttTTCAAATGGGATCCTTCCCTCTGTGTGAGGAACTtgctcttcttgttcctcttcttcttcttcttcttcggctTCTGCTTGTGCTTCTTCTCCCCTGTTCTGGTCTCGCGGccacacagacacacagaAAGACGAACAGACGAACAGACTAAAAGACAGACTCTCAGTTAGTCCGTCCTCCATACATGCAGCAGGAGGCAGGAACTGAATGGACCGCGGAGTCAGTCGTTCCTGGCGCAAATCGAAAGGTTCGACGTCACACTCTCCTCCCTCTGCCTCGAACTCACTCGCTCGCCTTCAGTCACACCGGCACCGCTTCACACTTCACACTGACTAACTCACACCCACGTTGGCATAATATAGGCATGTAGCATATATACTCTACTAGGATGCCCTTTCACCCTGGGCCAATCCCACTTACTGACTCACGGGAGTGTCGTTCATGTCCATGGCGATCAAGCAGAGAGACCAGTCGGTTCCAGCCCGGCTCAACCGCTTTCTTTTCTGGATCCCCCCGGCCTGAACTTCATGATTCCGTCCGGTCCGGATGACACTCACTTAGTTGGGCTGGAACGCCGAGCGCCCATCGCCCGACCCCGCCGAACAGGCAGCACACCAGGTGGGATATCTCTCAGATGGCTCTCCCCGGGACGGATAGTCAGGCCATCGGTTAAAGAGCTCTCGCAAGAGATGCGTCCGTGAACAGCTGAAAATCGCGAAAGGGCCCTCTGGATGTAATCCGGGGAGGGCTAAGGTTGAGTTCGCGAGTCCAACCGAGTCCATCCGCTATCCCCTATACCTAACCATCCGGTTCGTAGCCCCTTGATGTAGCAATCTTAACGCGGGTGGGGCTCCGGGTCCAGAGCCAGTGAAGCCCCATGTCTACGACAGACCACAGTTTTCATGCCTGCCCAGGAGTCCAAAATGGGGATGGGGCCCCTCGTAATGGGGGGAGGGGGCTGAAATCTACCGGTAGATAGCCTCCAGTGAAGACGACCATCGGTGTCACCTCTCACCAGGGTGGGCTCCCTGCTCTAGCTCGGTTGAGAGTGAACCAACTCCCTTCAGTCCTGGGGTCAcctgaggccggttctttgaatcgcgtctagttcatgcactaattGCGGTACTAGCTCACCGTTAGTTAGCGGTGACTTATTAGTTCATGaactttttcgcgttctttgaatcatggctaattcatgttcagttggcgGTGAATTAGTCACTGAACTTGCCATAATCAGCTGAAATGAAATCGAGTTCGATCAACATCAATTGCTAGTGCTGGCACCAGATTTGGCAAACCTGATATAGAGAGATATGTCTAGATTCTTGTTGAAAGCCCAGCATGGCCTCTAAATTAACTCCAAATGCTTGTCTTGAATAACTTCAATCAGTCAGATCCCAAGCATGGTGTTTAGAATGATGGTAGGTAACTTTCAACTATGCTCTCAACACTTTTCCAGAAGATTTTTGATATTACCAAATCAaggatttcaatttctgttttgaaaaacagtcagttgttgatcaaaaaaatgtaaaatgacGCTTAAAATGCACTTAATGGCACATTAGACCACAAGtgctaaaaagaaaaaaaaacattagatACATTAGTTGCATGTTCCACAGAAATTTCATGGATGTATATCAACTGGCTACTTAGCtattgcaagttgaatgttccagtttttgtcaaacaatgcCCTAATGGTACCTCATTTCCATTGGAGAGGGCATGGCTATGAAATCCCTCGATTTGGTACAGAGAACCCCCGGTCACTTCTTGTACTGCCGTGTGGGCGCATGTCTTTTTGACTCCAACGAAGAGGCCAACAACACGCAGGAAAGAGTCGCTAGCATAAAACGAAAGAGTCAATGCCACCCTCTGACAAGGAGAAAGCGGGCATCCACGATTGTCTGGTTTGGCAAGGTAGTCATGAAGTAGATGTACAAATTTCATGAAGTTGTGCTTGGTGAAACGGAAGTGAGCTTTTTTAACTCTGCATCATTGAATTCCACAAGcacatttgtttgatcccatatTTTCCTTGGCTCTCTCAAGGGCGGTTGTTCATAAAAACGTTGGACAAAATCTTCTCGGTCGCGTCGTTCGCGACGCTCATCATGAAACTTCTCTGAAATTTTCCTTATTGGGAAGGTTAAGCATTTGCCAAAGCGCTGGAGTGTGGCTCAGAGGTCCCCAATTTATTCAACTCGTGGAATATGATGGCCAtgtggaaatgtatttttttgattaCATATGGGGCATAAGCATAAACAGTCAAACTTCTAATTTATAATTTGTCACATNNNNNNNNNNNNNNNNNNNNNNNNNNNNNNNNNNNAACTTCTAATTTATAATTTGTCACATTAAtttataataatgatgataatatattttcaatgttgaattacaattctgtttgaaatgcatgaaaatcaagCACAGGGAAATTAGCCATGGTTCTTGGTATTTCAGTTTAGCGGCGAATTAGGAGGTCAAATCTAGTTCATGTCTTGTTtggccaacgaattagtgcatgatttggtcgcgaccaaatttagacatgattcaaagaacgcaaaaGTGGGGTCGTGGACTAATTCATGGACTAATTCATGTGTCAATTGAGTTAGACGCGATTCAAAAACCGGCCTAAGGATGCAACATAACTATACTTTATAATTCATAACCCAACTAAGGTGATCATTAGTAACTAGTGGATTGAATTACATGCATTGGATGTCAGATAATGCCTCCTCCTTGGATAATGCCATATAGAAACTCAAACAGCTACATTGCTCTGGGTCCATACCGGCCAATGCCCCGTCTTTGAATTATACCTGATATTTTTCTAGCCCTGTAAAATCAAAGTTAAGTGGCAGCAGTTGGGGTTTCTACATGTTCTGACGTCCTTGTCTGTAACCCTTGTTTGTCAGTCAAACCACTGCAGATTGTAGCAACTGGTGCTAATTTGTGCAGCCattatccatcccaagatttgTGCAGAGCGACTTTTTTAGCTATCATTGTAATATTTTAGaaccaacctaacctaacctagagggcttgtcggagaaaagtcactctaaccaagccacttgagactttggtttgaacacattttggtagttgggcagtGCTGCAAGGTGGTGAcaggctaaaaacgccagatgacCCCCAAACACGTCAATTTAAGACATTCACCGCCAagtatatttaaaaaaaaaacgccagaaaaacGCCAGATACTCTCTCTCTTAGTATTCTAGGACACCTCAATGTACATTCATATGTTTTTctgcatgaattgaatttaTTGACCTTTCATTAACAATTTGTGTCAAACACAACTTTCTTTCACCACGAACTATTATAACCAGATATTTTAAGATTGTGGAGCGTACATTAACAGAGTTGCAGATATTTTACCTTGCTCTGTGGATTTCACAATGCAACcaactactttgaaacattgcatcTCATAAAAATAAAACTATGGTTAATAGTTTTTAGTGAATGTTAAGTGTATTATCCTGGtgctgagcatgttgctcatgctcatatGAAtccattctagtcatgtaCAGTGTGCGTAAGCAAAATTTACAATTGACTTTGTGAACGGCTACCGGGCTTAGGAGCAATTTTCGTGGCTGCATGGCTAAATAGGTTTGGTGACTCAAAGTAATCTTTCCGACTTCgtaaaaatgtttctttatgaaaaatacaatattcaaaacaatggaggcaaaaaggcaaaagattGTGGATCTGGCCCACGCCGGTGTGGCGAAAAAGGACATTGCGGACAATGTTGACTCCACTTTGAAGATGGTGTACAACACCCTGGCCTGCtatgtcaaaaaaaggaagcgTCCAGAGAAAGCCCGGAAGTGGTGGCCACAACCTCAAAAGAACCGAGGACTTCCTCACTGCCATGGCCTCCAACATTGAGGAGGATCCGACCACATCCATGCACACCCTGGCCAAGATCACCAACGTCAGCAAGGGGACTATCAGGAATGCCGTGAGGGACCTTGGCCTGAAGTCCTATGTCTGCCGTCACTGCAGCTCCTTACAACAGCCAATAAGGAGAACGGGCTCTCCAATGGCAAGCTCCTCATCACCTGGATCAAGCACCATGGCTCCACTGTCCAAACCTTCTCCGACAAGAAGATGTGGACTGTGGACCAGGCTCAAAATGCCAGAAATGACAGGTACCTGACctatggtgttgaggatgtcCCACTCATCAACCGGACGAAGCACCCAGCTGGGGCCATGATATTGGAGGTTGTGGCATCAGATGGGAAGAGTATGCCCCCCATTGGTTTCCAAAGGGCCTCAAGTTCAACATGGTGGAGTACCTGGAGGTGAAGGAGAGTGTTGCCAAGCCTTGGATTGATGCCAAATATGCTGGAACAGCCTATGTTTGGCAGCAGGACTCTGCCCCAGCCCACAAGTTCAAGGCCACCCAGAAGTGGCTATCAGAGAATTTGGATGACTCCTGGCCCCACACAATGTGGCCCCCTCATCTCCAGACTGCTCCCTCCTTGACTATGGGATCTGGGGCGCCGTGGAAGCCAAGGCCTGTGCTACACCTCACCGCAATGTTGATGACCTGAAGACTGCCGTCGATGAGGAGTGGGCCAACAtgtccatggagtacgtcCACAAGGTGTGCGCTGCCTTCAGGCCCAGGGTCAAAGCCATTGTGGCCGCAGAGGGCGGGCATTTTGAAGACTAGTCAGacatgtatgtacgtatgtaaaTTCACAATAAATTATAATTCTCTACTCTTTACACATGTTGAGAATCAGGCTGAAGTCAAAATTGTTGCAGATGTTGTAAATTTTGCTTACGCACACTGTATGTAAAGCAATGCTAGTCAGTGACAGTTCGTGACGTATCTGGCGAAAATTATAGTCCACCTCCAAACATCTTAGAATCTATGAcagaaaaagcttttcaactctgaaagctttcataGTGGCTCTGCATGTGTTTTGAAAGAGGGGGAACAggatggggacatttttgcaatgttgaaacaagtaaaaaattatgtttatttggccataccttGATATcagtgaaaaatatgttttgccattttgtccaaaattgtgccacatctgATGCATTTAATGGGAAAACAGCCGTGAGCACAGTGAttgcctctgaagttgaaaacacaaacttgaaaacctagaaaacctctattgaaaaagtgtaCTCTATCTACACTAAACATATAGCTACGTTACTtctagagaaatgaattgatgataatacaagtgatgcatgatgttccgtccaccagccaggggtgaaaggtcctgacttattgaattcccgtggtgaacggaaacatggaactcctgacccaagcactaggtaaaaataccttgatagctctcaaagatgaagagcacctagtacaagggcttaaatttcttagacctatcttaaggcctccggNNNNNNNNNNNNNNNNNNNNNNNNNNNNNNNNNNNNNNNNNNNNNNNNNNNNNNNNNNNNNNNNNNNNNNNNNNNNNNNNNNNNNNNNNNNNNNNNNNNNNNNNNNNNNNNNNNNNNNNNNNNNNNNNNNNNNNNNNNNNNNNNNNNNNNNNNNNNNNNNNNNNNNNNNNNNNNNNNNNNNNNNNNNNNNNNNNNNNNNNNNNNNNNNNNNNNNNNNNNNNNNNNNNNNNNNNNNNNNNNNNNNNNNNNNNNNNNNNNNNNNNNNNNNNNNNNNNNNNNNNNNNNNNNNNNNNNNNNNNNNNNNNNNNNNNNNNNNNNNNNNNNNNNNNNNNNNNNNNNNNNNNNNNNNNNNNNNNNNNNNNNNNNNNNNNNNNNNNNNNNNNNNNNNNNNNNNNNNNNNNNNNNNNNNNNNNNNNNNNNNNNNNNNNNNNNNNNNNNNNNNNNNNNNNNNNNNNNNNNNNNNNNNNNNNNNNNNNNNNNNNNNNNNNNNNNNNNNNNNNNNNNNNNNNNNNNNNNNNNNNNNNNNNNNNNNNNNNNNNNNNNNNNNNNNNNNNNNNNNNNNNNNNNNNNNNNNNNNNNNNNNNNNNNNNNNNNNNNNNNNNNNNNNNNNNNNNNNNNNNNNNNNNNNNNNNNNNNNNNNNNNNNNNNNNNNNNNNNNNNNNNNNNNNNNNNNNNNNNNNNNNNNNNNNNNNNNNNNNNNNNNNNNNNNNNNNNNNNNNNNNNNNNNNNNNNNNNNNNNNNNNNNNNNNNNNNNNNNNNNNNNNNNNNNNNNNNNNNNNNNNNNNNNNNNNNNNNNNNNNNNNNNNNNNNNNNNNNNNNNNNNNNNNNNNNNNNNNNNNNNNNNNNNNNNNNNNNNNNNNNNNNNNNNNNNNNNNNNNNNNNNNNNNNNNNNNNNNNNNNNNNNNNNNNNNNNNNNNNNNNNNNNNNNNNNNNNNNNNNNNNNNNNNNNNNNNNNNNNNNNNNNNNNNNNNNNNNNNNNNNNNNNNNNNNNNNNNNNNNNNNNNNNNNNNNNNNNNNNNNNNNNNNNNNNN
This Tigriopus californicus strain San Diego chromosome 7, Tcal_SD_v2.1, whole genome shotgun sequence DNA region includes the following protein-coding sequences:
- the LOC131884371 gene encoding long-chain-fatty-acid--CoA ligase 4-like; its protein translation is MSSGGRGRGQGVGDEASVARGGYWALRPPPHPVLDQLSDTMENLMEDPSSLAATIGVGLIQTVVFMYDFLTYPLYYAVQAPWQRVRAGQRVRAHIAHRSEAEIHVRPVEKTCPSLEVFQRAGIRTMLECFEFAVASHSHKRMVGTRKLIRETDEEQPNGKMFKKWEMGDYEWKSYVEVDQISSQFGKGLREMGLRPRDNIAIFAETKAEWLMCAMGCFKHNFPLVTLYANLGEEAISHGLNQTEVTHVITTHDLLPKFKHVLAQTPTVQCVIFMEDQLHPTDRSGYKSGVEIVSFTEVCQKGRHSTAQGSRPTQDDPAIIMYTSGSTGVPKGVILPHEALITTIKAFHFVVEPPRDNDIYLGYLPLAHILEITSEMTMFVQGIPVGYSSPNTMIDASTKIKKGDRGDCSVLSPSLMCAVPLVIDRIYKGIHAKINAKGVFFKKLMDFFFRYKSYYHQKGLRTPILDAVVFKKFRALVGGRIRLMLSGGAPLAPDTHDMVRNAFSLPLVGGYGLTETCACATIMDSDELSTGRVGPPLQGVELKLINWEEGNYTVKDTPRPRGEIVIGGGNVATGYYKMEEKTKEEFYKDENGRRWFKTGDIGEYWDDGTLKIVDRKKDLVKLQYGEYVSLGKVESILKTCPLVENICIYGESSETFCVAILVPDRNKVTTLAESLDLDVSGEFENLCQDKKLVNEILKQICTHGKKAGLERFELPGALTLTSELWTPESGLVTAAFKLRRKPIKDYYQKELKEMYSHQ